Within the Erigeron canadensis isolate Cc75 chromosome 6, C_canadensis_v1, whole genome shotgun sequence genome, the region gaacttttgagaacttttcaaatcaagcccaatcgatgattgttctttacatgaaaattgttttttgattgttttctgaataacttttgtgaaattttgaagtttataattgtgtgtaacatggattatcattcgttatacaattatgtggagatttggattcttgatcacatgtgcacgaatattgctatgagtgagcatgtatgcaagtcaatcacatgtaatcatagcaatattcgtgcacatgtgatcaagaatccaaatcttcacctaattgtataacggatgataatccatgcctccacacaattataaacttcaaaattacacataagttattcagaaaacaatcaaaaaacaattttcatgtaaacaataatcatcagttgggcttggatttgaaaagttctcgcaaaataagggttctcaaaataacttttcactatatatatatatataggattagaaaaatttagtgtttaCTTTTGATCATGTTTTCGATTTTAGCGGTGAAGTGATTGTATTGCATCTTCTGCAATGTCGAGTCTGGAGGAGCCTATTGGTATGGACAAGTTGCCAAGCCTAAGCAACATTGATTTTTTCCATAGATTCTCGTCCAATGGCTGCAGTACTAGTGGAGGCATCACTGGAATGGGAAGTTGCTGGATTGAGGGAAATGCTTCTAGTGTATATAGTGATGAGTATGTGTCTTTACCTCTTTTTTGACTTGGGCAAACTTAATTAAACTGGAACGAAGATACTATGAACTGGGGGCTAGATCGAAATACATTTTTATCTTTAGATCATATTATATGCTGCATCTTTAAGACTATAAGTGTTCAACTTATTTTTTGAAAGACATTCTATCCTACtgctaaattacacgtatgtaTGGGATGAAACACAGGACTCTCGAACCACCCCCTATTAATCCACTCTCACAAATGTgtgaagtgagactcgaacctaGGTGGATCCTCCCAAGGTTAAAGACCGGGAATTATGAGTGTTAGAGTCTAAATTGGAATTGTATAGCAGATCTAAATGAAATTATAACCGCGAAGTGTATTGGAAATTGGCAAATCAGAATTGGAATGATAAAGAGATAAGTACACAGAGCAGGTTCAATgccattgaatttttaaaagatatttgtAGACTAAGTTAGGAAAACTGAAGTGGATTTCTCAAAAAAGTTTGGACAATATCTGCTGTGTAGATTCCGACCCATTAAGTTTCCTTGCTGAATAAGGAATTGTATggttatgaatatccttaatgaaGGTTTCCATGATTTAATACTTTAAAAAATCCAATAGGAAATATCTGGTTTCTGCTCATGGATGAAACCAATAACACAGATGGTACATAACTTATCAAATctgttttaattttgtgtttcttgttcttattttattCCTCTCACCTAACAATGTGATATTTACTTGGCACCTTATTGGATAATATCAGGGAGGATTTTGAGTATCAGGAAGAAGAGTTTACTTGGAGACAACATGCGAGAAATGTATCTCGGATTGGTAACCGTGCAACATATGGAAATGGGTGTAGTGCACGACATTTAGCGAATTTTCAGCATAACTCATACTGCAGTAATGGAGGTCTGCAAGAGATAACAAATAAGGTAATTAATCTCCAGGGGTATTGCTGTACCACAAGATGTCAAAATATAGACTGTTATATTTGAATTAAATGTAGGTGCAGCTTCATTAAGAgaagaaaatatttaaaatagagGTGTCAAATTGGGCAGGTCTTGCAGATTGGGTAACGCGTATATATGgctatttttattatgtatggGTTCTGAATGGTTGGCCCGCCTCCGAACACTGCCGTGTAACACGTAGATATTTGATGCATGTTAGGCAGATTTTGACAGGCTTATACCAGTCAACTCTTCGGTTTCATTTTTAACTAGTTCTTTTTAGTTTACCGCTTTCACCTGTTAATCATTAATGTATAGAACCCATTGATTGACTATATAAACCTATAGCTACATTGCCTTGCCAATCTTCATCACTCATTATCGACCCACTCTAAAAAAGAATACACTTATGATCCGTGCTGATCTTTATATAGTAAAGATACTTAATCTCAAATATGAATATATCCTGCCTTTTTGAAATGGAGAAAGTATACCCAATTAATATTTCTAGATTTTCTGTTTACAGTTTTTCAAAGGCATACCGAAATATGTGAAGATAGTAGAAGTTGGTGCAAGGGATGGATTacaaaatgaaaacaatatGGTACCTACATCTGTGAAAGTAGAACTAATTCAGAGGCTTGTTTCTGCTGGATTGTCTGTCGTTGAGGCCACAAGCTTTGTTTCGCCCAAGTGGGTACCTCAGGTATCTTTTCTGAAGCAACAGTTGATATATCGCCGTTTTAAAAGATACGAGTAAAACATATCAAGGATTCAATTTCATGTATCTTCCAATATTTTTTACTATTACATGTTTATTCCATTTATATCTAACTATTATGTATGATAAAGCTTGCGGATGCAAGGGATGTCATTGGATCAGTCAAAAACTTGGATACTGCAAGATTGCCTGTATTGGTACCAAACTTGAAGGTACTTAATCTTTCTTCAGGATTTGAAAATAATTCACCATGTTAACATTTGAATTAACCCGGAAAACATATTGTCTGGAattgaattagggttttgaagcTGCCATTGCTGCAGGAGCAAAGGAAGTAGCTGTATTTGCATCAGCATCTGAGTCCTTCTCAAAGTCAAACATTAACTGTACTGTTGAAGAAAGCTTTGACCGTTACCGTGCTGTTGTCAATGCTGCTACAAAGCTCAATGTTCCGGTTCGTGGGTATGCTCTCAATTTTTTATGTACCCAGTAACTATAAGTGCCAATTTGGAcacattttcatctttttttagAGCAACTTTTGCGTCATATACTTATGGATGTCTATGGCTAACTGGTCAACGGGTGAAGTAAAATAATAAAGTATTT harbors:
- the LOC122604993 gene encoding hydroxymethylglutaryl-CoA lyase, mitochondrial isoform X1 encodes the protein MSSLEEPIGMDKLPSLSNIDFFHRFSSNGCSTSGGITGMGSCWIEGNASSVYSDEEDFEYQEEEFTWRQHARNVSRIGNRATYGNGCSARHLANFQHNSYCSNGGLQEITNKFFKGIPKYVKIVEVGARDGLQNENNMVPTSVKVELIQRLVSAGLSVVEATSFVSPKWVPQLADARDVIGSVKNLDTARLPVLVPNLKGFEAAIAAGAKEVAVFASASESFSKSNINCTVEESFDRYRAVVNAATKLNVPVRGYVSCVIGCPVEGMVHPSKVAYVAKELHGMGCFEISLGDTIGIGTPGTVIPMLGAVMAVVPVEKLAVHFHDTYGQSLPNILVSLQMGISTVDSSVAGLGGCPYAKGASGNVATEDVVYMLDGLGIKTNVDLGKLLQTGEFICKQLRRSSGSKAAVAFSRVP
- the LOC122604993 gene encoding hydroxymethylglutaryl-CoA lyase, mitochondrial isoform X2, yielding MGSCWIEGNASSVYSDEEDFEYQEEEFTWRQHARNVSRIGNRATYGNGCSARHLANFQHNSYCSNGGLQEITNKFFKGIPKYVKIVEVGARDGLQNENNMVPTSVKVELIQRLVSAGLSVVEATSFVSPKWVPQLADARDVIGSVKNLDTARLPVLVPNLKGFEAAIAAGAKEVAVFASASESFSKSNINCTVEESFDRYRAVVNAATKLNVPVRGYVSCVIGCPVEGMVHPSKVAYVAKELHGMGCFEISLGDTIGIGTPGTVIPMLGAVMAVVPVEKLAVHFHDTYGQSLPNILVSLQMGISTVDSSVAGLGGCPYAKGASGNVATEDVVYMLDGLGIKTNVDLGKLLQTGEFICKQLRRSSGSKAAVAFSRVP